A DNA window from Leptolyngbya sp. KIOST-1 contains the following coding sequences:
- a CDS encoding class II glutamine amidotransferase, which translates to MCQLLGMNCNVPTDICFSFEGFCARGGKTDDHKDGWGIAFFEGLGCRVFLDDSPSSTSPVAALVRQYPIKSMNVIAHIRKATVGPVGLENCHPFKRELWGRYWVFAHNGDVPTLEADPEGIYRPVGQTDSERAFCLILNTIRQRFPDRKPPIADLYTVLQAVTADIAQHGIFNYLLSDGEHFFAHCSTKLCYVVRQAPFAAAHLIDEDLTVDFQELTTPSDRVAVIATTSLTDNEAWTPIQPGELLVFQDGAPMKFDATGN; encoded by the coding sequence ATGTGTCAACTCCTGGGGATGAACTGCAATGTGCCGACGGATATTTGCTTTTCCTTTGAGGGCTTTTGCGCCCGGGGCGGCAAAACCGACGACCACAAGGACGGTTGGGGCATCGCGTTTTTTGAAGGACTGGGCTGCCGGGTCTTTCTCGATGACAGCCCCTCCAGCACCTCCCCGGTGGCAGCCCTGGTGCGCCAGTACCCGATCAAATCCATGAACGTGATCGCCCACATTCGCAAGGCCACGGTGGGGCCAGTGGGCCTGGAAAACTGTCACCCCTTCAAGCGCGAATTGTGGGGCCGCTACTGGGTGTTTGCCCACAACGGCGATGTGCCCACCCTGGAGGCCGACCCTGAGGGCATCTATCGCCCGGTGGGGCAAACCGACAGCGAGCGGGCCTTTTGCCTCATCCTCAACACCATTCGCCAGCGGTTTCCCGATCGCAAGCCCCCCATTGCCGACCTCTACACTGTGCTGCAAGCGGTCACCGCCGACATTGCCCAGCACGGCATCTTTAACTACCTGCTCTCCGACGGCGAGCACTTTTTTGCCCACTGCTCCACCAAGCTGTGCTACGTGGTGCGGCAGGCTCCCTTTGCCGCCGCCCACCTGATCGACGAAGACCTGACCGTGGATTTTCAGGAGCTGACTACCCCCAGCGATCGCGTCGCGGTGATCGCCACCACCTCACTCACCGACAATGAAGCCTGGACCCCCATCCAGCCTGGCGAACTGCTGGTGTTTCAGGACGGCGCACCGATGAAGTTTGATGCTACGGGTAACTGA
- a CDS encoding ABC transporter ATP-binding protein has translation MLKGDGLWFRYGAQLPWVVQERSLTVAPGQVVGLMAPSGYGKTTLGKLLAGYLTPTRGQISLDAQPLPAQGYCPVQLVFQNPELAVNPRWRIDRILREGHPPQLHYLDALGIHPGWLTRYPHELSGGELQRVAIARVLNRQTRYLIADEMTAMLDANTQALIWQVVLEFARQNQVGVIAISHDRPLLERLCQGAQGAPMEGSARSGFSHRVLDLASDPDRPASIGMERVL, from the coding sequence ATGCTGAAGGGTGACGGGCTGTGGTTTCGCTACGGGGCGCAGCTGCCCTGGGTGGTGCAGGAGCGATCGCTGACGGTGGCCCCAGGCCAGGTGGTGGGGCTAATGGCGCCTTCGGGCTACGGCAAAACCACCCTGGGCAAGCTGCTGGCCGGGTATTTGACCCCCACCCGCGGCCAGATCAGCCTGGACGCGCAACCGTTGCCAGCTCAGGGCTACTGCCCGGTGCAGCTCGTGTTTCAAAACCCGGAGCTGGCGGTGAACCCCCGCTGGCGCATCGATCGCATTTTGCGCGAGGGGCACCCGCCCCAGCTGCACTACCTCGATGCCCTGGGCATTCACCCCGGCTGGCTGACCCGTTACCCCCACGAGCTGAGCGGGGGCGAGTTGCAGCGGGTGGCGATCGCCCGGGTGCTCAACCGCCAGACCCGCTACCTGATTGCCGACGAAATGACCGCCATGCTAGACGCCAACACCCAGGCCCTGATCTGGCAGGTGGTGCTGGAGTTTGCCCGCCAAAATCAGGTGGGGGTGATCGCCATCAGCCATGATCGCCCGCTGTTGGAGCGACTGTGCCAGGGGGCCCAGGGAGCACCGATGGAGGGCTCTGCCAGGTCCGGCTTCAGCCATCGCGTTCTGGACCTGGCTAGCGACCCCGACCGCCCCGCCAGTATCGGTATGGAAAGGGTGCTTTAA
- a CDS encoding ABC transporter ATP-binding protein, producing the protein MLSIANLGITFTQYDQGLRRKQLTVISDLDLTVQAGELVAVVGSSGSGKSLLAHALLGILPENAHLTGTMQFQGAPLTPERCRALRGRAIALIPQSVGYLDPLMTVGQQVQRVGRLSGLSPGMARAAVDRTFARYELPATTRQRYPFQLSGGMARRVLVSTAVVTQADLVIADEPTPGLHPDVVTETLNHLRELAQGGRGVILITHDIEAALQVADRVAVFYAGTTAEIAAARDFATGNLRHPYTQALWRSLPQNEFVPVPGNQPSPERLPPGCLFSDRCPWATAECEAGRPELRRVREGWVRCIHAEG; encoded by the coding sequence ATGCTCTCCATCGCCAACCTCGGCATCACCTTTACCCAGTACGACCAGGGGCTGCGCCGCAAGCAGCTGACGGTGATTAGTGACCTGGATTTGACCGTGCAGGCGGGGGAACTGGTGGCAGTGGTGGGATCGAGCGGGTCGGGCAAGAGCCTCTTGGCCCACGCTCTGCTGGGGATCTTGCCGGAAAATGCCCACCTGACGGGGACGATGCAGTTCCAGGGTGCGCCCCTGACCCCGGAGCGGTGTCGGGCGCTGCGGGGCCGGGCGATCGCGCTGATTCCCCAGTCGGTGGGCTACCTCGACCCGCTGATGACGGTGGGGCAGCAGGTGCAGCGGGTGGGTCGGCTGAGTGGGCTCTCGCCAGGGATGGCGCGGGCGGCGGTCGATCGCACCTTTGCCCGCTACGAGTTGCCCGCCACCACCCGGCAGCGCTACCCCTTTCAGCTGTCGGGGGGGATGGCGCGGCGGGTGCTGGTATCTACAGCCGTGGTCACCCAGGCCGACCTGGTGATTGCCGATGAACCCACGCCGGGGCTGCACCCCGACGTGGTGACCGAAACCCTCAACCACCTGCGGGAGCTGGCCCAGGGCGGGCGCGGGGTGATTTTGATTACCCACGATATTGAGGCGGCGCTCCAGGTGGCCGATCGGGTGGCGGTGTTCTACGCCGGCACCACCGCTGAAATTGCGGCGGCCAGGGACTTTGCCACCGGCAACCTGCGCCACCCCTACACCCAGGCGCTGTGGCGATCGCTGCCCCAGAACGAGTTTGTGCCGGTACCGGGGAACCAACCCAGCCCCGAGCGTTTGCCGCCGGGGTGTCTGTTTAGCGATCGCTGCCCCTGGGCCACCGCCGAGTGCGAGGCAGGGCGACCGGAGCTGCGGCGAGTGCGAGAAGGTTGGGTGAGGTGTATTCATGCTGAAGGGTGA
- a CDS encoding ABC transporter permease, which produces MTTTAPASAPVLTPIQGRGNRRQQTLWGIALCALFLLAVIVSPWAMGDSGLNPVLIQRNQPPSLAHPFGTDWLGRDMLSRSLHGMSLSLRVGLLAAAISSLIGTGLGLAAGTLGGWVDAVITWIVDVFFSLPHLVLLILIAFAVGGGTQGVIIAVALTHWTSLARVIRAEVLQVTSSDYVHLSRRFGQSSLWIARHHMVPHVIPQLLVGLILLFPHAILHEAALSFIGIGLSPHLPAIGIILAESMRHLSTGYWWLGVMPGLLLLLSVKAFDWLGENVRSLLDPKTSQG; this is translated from the coding sequence ATGACTACTACGGCTCCGGCTTCAGCCCCGGTTCTCACCCCGATTCAGGGCCGAGGCAATCGGCGGCAGCAAACCCTCTGGGGCATTGCCCTCTGCGCCCTGTTTCTGCTGGCCGTGATTGTCAGCCCCTGGGCAATGGGCGACAGCGGCCTCAACCCAGTGCTGATTCAGCGCAACCAGCCCCCCTCCTTGGCTCACCCCTTCGGCACCGACTGGCTGGGGCGAGATATGCTCAGCCGATCGCTCCACGGCATGTCGCTGAGCCTGCGGGTGGGTCTGCTGGCGGCGGCGATCAGCTCTTTGATTGGCACCGGCCTGGGCCTGGCTGCGGGCACCCTGGGCGGCTGGGTCGATGCCGTGATCACCTGGATTGTCGATGTGTTCTTTAGCCTGCCCCACCTGGTGCTGCTGATTTTGATCGCCTTTGCGGTGGGCGGCGGCACCCAGGGCGTGATCATTGCCGTGGCCCTGACTCACTGGACCAGCCTGGCCCGGGTCATTCGCGCCGAGGTGTTGCAGGTGACCAGCTCCGACTATGTGCACCTGTCCCGCCGCTTCGGTCAATCCTCGCTGTGGATTGCCCGCCACCACATGGTGCCCCACGTAATTCCGCAGCTGCTGGTGGGGCTGATCTTGCTGTTTCCCCACGCGATTTTGCACGAGGCGGCGCTGTCGTTCATTGGCATTGGCCTCTCGCCCCACCTGCCCGCGATCGGCATTATCTTGGCCGAGTCGATGCGCCACCTCTCGACGGGGTACTGGTGGCTGGGGGTAATGCCGGGGCTGCTGCTGCTGCTCTCGGTGAAGGCCTTCGACTGGCTGGGAGAGAATGTGCGATCGCTGCTCGATCCGAAGACGAGTCAGGGGTAG
- a CDS encoding ABC transporter permease: MQLRPLLTFALRKLLRLGLLLLAVAVFTFVLLSLSPIDPVQAYIGADMMQISPEQRQLIAERWGLDQPMIVRFWDWLGQLMQGNWGTSLVFNQPVATVIATRFQASLQMLAIAWLLSGLLGLGLGVLAGALAGSWCDRIIRLYAYTLASAPTFWVALLLLITFSVSLRVTPICCAAPPGVLAADITLWQHLHHLLLPAITLSIIGIANIALHTRQKLIDVLNSDYVLFARAQGESLGGVVRYHGLRNIILPALTLQFASLSELFGGSVLVEQVFAYPGLGAATVQAALRSDVPLLVGIVFFSALFVYTGNTLADLAYPIVDPRIRLGGWQS, translated from the coding sequence GTGCAACTGAGGCCCCTGCTCACCTTCGCGCTGCGCAAGTTGCTGCGGCTGGGGCTGCTGCTGTTGGCGGTGGCGGTGTTTACCTTTGTGCTGCTCAGCCTCTCGCCCATTGACCCGGTGCAGGCCTACATCGGTGCCGACATGATGCAGATCAGCCCCGAGCAGCGGCAGCTAATTGCCGAGCGCTGGGGGCTCGATCAGCCGATGATTGTGCGGTTTTGGGACTGGCTGGGGCAGCTGATGCAGGGCAACTGGGGCACCTCCCTGGTGTTTAACCAGCCGGTGGCTACTGTGATTGCCACGCGGTTTCAGGCGTCGCTGCAGATGCTGGCGATCGCCTGGCTGCTCTCAGGCCTGCTGGGTCTGGGTCTGGGGGTTTTAGCCGGGGCGCTGGCGGGCAGCTGGTGCGATCGGATCATTCGCCTCTATGCCTACACCCTGGCCTCAGCCCCCACCTTTTGGGTAGCGCTGCTGCTGCTGATCACCTTCTCGGTATCGCTGCGGGTGACGCCGATCTGCTGTGCCGCGCCCCCCGGCGTGCTGGCAGCAGACATAACCCTCTGGCAGCACCTGCACCACCTGCTGCTGCCCGCCATCACCCTCAGCATCATCGGCATCGCCAACATTGCCCTGCACACCCGGCAAAAGCTGATCGATGTTTTGAATAGCGACTACGTGCTGTTTGCCCGGGCCCAGGGGGAAAGTTTGGGGGGCGTGGTGCGTTACCACGGCCTGCGCAACATTATTCTGCCAGCGCTGACGCTGCAATTTGCCTCCCTCAGCGAGCTGTTTGGCGGCTCGGTGCTGGTGGAGCAGGTGTTTGCCTACCCAGGGCTGGGGGCGGCTACGGTGCAGGCGGCGCTGCGCAGCGATGTGCCGCTGCTGGTGGGGATTGTGTTTTTTAGCGCCCTGTTTGTCTACACCGGCAACACCCTGGCCGATCTGGCCTATCCCATCGTCGATCCCCGCATTCGGCTAGGAGGGTGGCAATCATGA
- a CDS encoding ABC transporter substrate-binding protein, producing the protein MKRRLRLSTLSLGVILLGQVLTGCGGETESANGSGASPAQTGSAEQIVLTIGGESDDGYDPTLGWGRYGSPLFQSTLLRRDENLNIVNDLATDYSVSEDGLTWTVTIRDDVVFSDGEPLTAADVAYTFNRAAESGGLTDVTVLDEAVAIDDTTVELRLRQPQSTFVNRLITLGIVPEHAHGTDYARNPIGSGPYQLVQWDEGQQLIVEANPNYYGEAPGIRRLVFLFVEEDGAFAAARSGQSQVASVPQSLAVQTIEGMTLYDVASVDNRGLMFPYQPATGRTTPNGDPIGNDVTADLAIRQAVNFAIDRQALVDGVLEGYGSPAFGPVSGLAWEEPEAVIEDADPERAEEILAAGGWADTNGDGILEKDGLKAEFTVLYPAADSTRQALALSVAEMLRPIGIQANVEGKSWDEITPAMHSNVVVFGWGSHDQTEMYNLYHSQAAQGDFYNAGYYANSAIDTVLDLAMGAPSEAEAIAFWQAAQWDGETGFTAQGDAAWAWLVNLDHTYFVSDCLDIGQPQVEPHGHGWPITANIAEWRWTCN; encoded by the coding sequence ATGAAACGAAGACTGAGGCTTTCTACCCTATCGCTCGGGGTCATCTTACTGGGGCAGGTTCTGACCGGGTGTGGTGGTGAAACCGAATCGGCCAATGGCTCTGGGGCGAGCCCCGCTCAGACTGGCTCCGCCGAGCAGATTGTGCTGACCATCGGCGGCGAAAGCGATGACGGCTACGACCCCACCCTGGGCTGGGGCCGTTATGGGTCGCCTCTCTTTCAAAGCACCCTGCTGCGGCGCGACGAAAACCTCAATATCGTCAACGACCTGGCTACCGACTACAGCGTCAGCGAGGATGGCCTGACCTGGACGGTGACGATTCGCGATGATGTGGTCTTTTCCGACGGGGAGCCGCTGACTGCGGCAGACGTGGCCTACACCTTTAATAGGGCCGCCGAGAGCGGTGGCCTGACCGATGTCACCGTGCTAGACGAGGCCGTTGCCATCGACGACACCACCGTTGAGCTGCGGCTCAGGCAGCCCCAGAGCACCTTTGTGAATCGGCTGATTACCCTGGGCATTGTGCCCGAGCATGCCCACGGCACCGACTACGCCCGCAACCCCATCGGCTCTGGCCCCTACCAGCTGGTGCAGTGGGATGAGGGACAGCAGCTGATTGTCGAGGCCAACCCCAACTACTACGGGGAAGCACCGGGCATTCGGCGACTGGTGTTTTTGTTTGTGGAAGAAGACGGGGCCTTTGCCGCCGCGCGTTCGGGCCAGTCCCAGGTGGCGAGCGTGCCCCAGTCGCTGGCGGTGCAGACCATCGAAGGCATGACCCTCTACGACGTCGCCAGCGTCGACAACCGGGGGCTGATGTTTCCCTACCAACCGGCCACGGGCCGCACCACCCCCAACGGCGACCCAATTGGTAATGACGTGACGGCCGATTTGGCGATTCGCCAGGCGGTAAACTTTGCCATCGATCGGCAGGCGCTGGTGGATGGCGTTTTGGAGGGTTACGGATCGCCCGCCTTCGGCCCGGTCAGCGGGCTGGCCTGGGAAGAGCCCGAGGCCGTGATTGAGGATGCCGACCCGGAACGCGCTGAGGAAATCTTGGCGGCGGGGGGCTGGGCCGACACCAACGGCGATGGGATTTTGGAGAAAGATGGGCTCAAGGCTGAGTTCACCGTGCTCTACCCCGCTGCCGACAGCACCCGGCAGGCCCTGGCCCTGTCGGTGGCGGAAATGCTCAGACCCATCGGCATTCAGGCCAATGTGGAGGGCAAGAGCTGGGATGAAATCACCCCGGCGATGCACAGCAATGTGGTGGTGTTTGGCTGGGGCAGCCACGACCAGACGGAAATGTACAACCTTTACCACAGCCAGGCGGCCCAGGGGGATTTCTACAACGCTGGCTACTACGCCAACTCGGCCATTGACACGGTCTTGGATCTGGCGATGGGGGCACCGTCGGAGGCGGAGGCGATCGCCTTCTGGCAGGCGGCCCAGTGGGACGGCGAGACGGGCTTTACCGCCCAGGGCGATGCCGCCTGGGCCTGGCTGGTCAACCTCGACCACACCTACTTTGTCAGCGATTGTTTGGATATTGGTCAACCCCAGGTCGAACCCCACGGCCACGGCTGGCCGATTACCGCCAACATTGCGGAGTGGAGGTGGACGTGCAACTGA
- a CDS encoding high light inducible protein, which translates to MTSRGYTIEEGGRLNVYALEPRVYVDDTQRFGFNTYAEKLNDRLAMIGFVSALAFEALTGQGIVTWLTHL; encoded by the coding sequence ATGACATCTCGCGGATACACGATTGAAGAAGGCGGTCGCCTGAACGTCTATGCCCTAGAACCCAGGGTCTACGTGGACGACACCCAGCGGTTTGGTTTCAACACCTATGCCGAAAAGCTCAACGATCGTCTGGCCATGATCGGCTTTGTCTCCGCCCTGGCTTTTGAAGCGCTTACCGGCCAAGGCATCGTCACCTGGCTGACCCACCTCTAG
- a CDS encoding transposase produces METPLLYRQLQDQLSQWVQPKDQRHLQGFAEIVAAVLQSGEACLGRWIPYLSHRDCGARAHMERLSYFLHNQQITSERYYEPILRQALSAFAGATILLTLDTSMLWDRFCLIEVCFVWGGRSFTLAQVVLEHGSAMVGFEQYKPVLERAQTVLPPEVQVTLLADRGFVREASPQEKHGELMRWLNKQTWDWAIRVKSDLLVTTPDGRTQAVEDFFPPSEQAYLVGLVHVLGDIEAHLATANVPGAQGTWAVLSSQSASLQTFALYGQRFGGIEHHFKDYKSAALDILASGLRDADSLTQNTVYQRLGPC; encoded by the coding sequence ATGGAAACACCCCTCTTGTATCGTCAACTGCAAGACCAATTGAGTCAATGGGTGCAGCCCAAAGACCAACGGCATCTGCAAGGGTTTGCTGAAATTGTGGCGGCGGTGTTACAGTCCGGCGAGGCCTGTCTGGGGCGATGGATCCCCTACTTATCGCATCGCGACTGTGGTGCCCGTGCCCACATGGAACGGCTGAGTTACTTTCTCCATAATCAGCAGATCACATCGGAACGGTACTACGAGCCGATACTTCGACAAGCACTGTCGGCTTTTGCCGGAGCGACCATTCTACTGACCCTGGACACCAGTATGCTGTGGGATCGCTTTTGTCTGATTGAGGTGTGCTTTGTCTGGGGTGGCCGCTCCTTTACCCTGGCTCAGGTAGTGCTGGAGCACGGCAGTGCCATGGTGGGCTTTGAGCAGTATAAGCCCGTGCTAGAGCGCGCTCAAACCGTCCTACCACCGGAGGTGCAGGTGACATTGCTGGCCGACCGAGGCTTTGTTCGCGAAGCGTCTCCGCAGGAGAAACATGGTGAGTTGATGCGCTGGTTGAACAAGCAGACGTGGGACTGGGCCATTCGGGTGAAGTCAGACCTGTTGGTCACTACTCCCGATGGCCGAACGCAAGCGGTAGAGGACTTCTTTCCACCCTCAGAACAGGCCTATCTGGTGGGGCTAGTGCACGTGTTAGGCGATATTGAGGCTCATCTAGCGACGGCCAATGTACCCGGTGCGCAAGGCACCTGGGCGGTGTTATCCAGCCAATCTGCCTCGTTGCAAACCTTTGCACTCTATGGCCAGCGCTTCGGGGGAATTGAGCATCACTTTAAGGACTACAAGTCAGCGGCCTTGGACATCCTTGCCTCTGGTTTGCGCGATGCTGACAGTCTGACCCAAAACACAGTGTATCAGCGTCTTGGTCCCTGTTGA
- a CDS encoding HD family phosphohydrolase — protein sequence MKAIQEFVAAVERWWTVEQQATKLDAPPSEALPSALKPVSARNRAIAATPAQPRRLITGKGSPQPCRPLRRRKNIRHPRLAFVVTTLSLTAVLGQRFYNQPSLQVGSVAPNTIVAPENARVEDKETTEERRRDARNGALRVLRIEPATDEEVMRSLGNLMAQVGDIRRQAGSVPFVSTGTLSTQVQLFLRRSDDATWLKLRSLIDPLATDNGRNERITLDALLRNQTITPDQQTALGELWAYGQRSSQPELANLLNSVEESRQGYQQAMANFNLLKSQAEGVFDSPQILDLPLQDWANAQVEIRKAAERMLAQGISAGLPPDALDRAVYLQLRDSLPRSIEPFSRQLLLATLRPNLVEDSDRTRLQADMAAEAVKPVFVEVQQGELIVAAGDTITQSRFVLLDSFNLSQRRFNYWGLAMFGGLVAGGVGLFLLVERWVPQRLRQQDYLLLTAMVVGAGVMKMVGVVAYGLPAIGLLAGSFYGPVLGGSLVLLVAILLPVGATVSGISFVAGASGALVCSLLASRTRSREELALLGGGVGLTQGVVYLLLTLVVSPVSLISAWSGMLTGAALQGVYGVISSIAALGLSPYLEHLFDLVTPVRLAELSNPNRPMLKRLASEAPGTFQHTVFVSSLAEAAARALGCNVELVRAGTLYHDIGKMHDPQGFIENQMGGPNKHDTLNDPWLSATIIKKHVTEGIVMARKCRLPRAVQAFIPEHQGTMLISYFYHQAQEVTKDEPAIVVKEQDFRYDGPIPQSPETGIVMLADSCEAALRSLTDATPEEALAMVNRILRARWKDNQLVESGLTRDHMTLIAEIFVQVWQQYNHKRIAYPKAALAPQAS from the coding sequence ATGAAGGCAATTCAGGAATTTGTGGCTGCGGTGGAGCGCTGGTGGACTGTCGAACAGCAGGCTACTAAGCTGGATGCCCCCCCATCCGAGGCGTTGCCATCGGCCCTCAAGCCCGTGTCCGCTCGAAATCGAGCGATCGCAGCTACTCCAGCCCAGCCCCGTCGGTTGATCACAGGTAAAGGAAGTCCTCAGCCCTGCCGACCCCTTCGACGGCGCAAGAATATTCGCCATCCTCGGCTGGCTTTTGTGGTGACCACCCTGAGCCTGACCGCCGTTTTGGGGCAGCGTTTTTACAATCAGCCCAGCCTCCAGGTGGGCAGCGTGGCTCCCAACACGATTGTTGCCCCGGAAAATGCGCGGGTTGAAGATAAAGAAACAACTGAAGAACGCCGTCGCGATGCCCGCAACGGTGCCCTGCGGGTTCTGCGCATAGAACCTGCCACCGACGAAGAAGTAATGCGATCGCTGGGCAATCTGATGGCCCAGGTGGGCGACATTAGGCGGCAGGCGGGCAGCGTACCGTTTGTCTCCACCGGCACGCTCTCCACCCAAGTACAGCTATTCCTGAGGCGATCCGACGATGCCACCTGGCTCAAACTGCGCAGCTTGATCGACCCTCTGGCCACCGACAATGGCCGCAACGAGCGCATCACCCTGGACGCCCTATTGCGTAACCAGACCATCACGCCCGATCAGCAGACTGCCCTGGGTGAGCTGTGGGCCTACGGACAGCGATCGAGCCAGCCCGAGCTGGCTAACCTCTTGAATTCAGTAGAGGAGTCCCGTCAGGGCTATCAGCAGGCCATGGCCAACTTCAACCTGCTCAAATCCCAGGCCGAAGGCGTTTTTGACTCGCCCCAGATTCTAGATCTGCCCCTGCAGGACTGGGCCAATGCCCAGGTCGAAATTCGCAAGGCGGCGGAGCGCATGCTGGCCCAGGGCATTTCTGCCGGGTTGCCCCCCGATGCCCTCGATCGTGCTGTCTATCTGCAGTTGAGGGATTCGCTGCCTCGCTCTATAGAGCCGTTCTCTCGGCAGCTGTTGCTGGCCACCCTGCGTCCCAACCTGGTCGAAGACAGCGATCGCACTCGCCTTCAGGCCGATATGGCTGCCGAAGCCGTCAAGCCCGTCTTTGTCGAAGTTCAGCAGGGGGAACTGATCGTTGCCGCTGGCGACACCATCACCCAGAGCCGCTTTGTGCTGCTAGACAGCTTTAACCTCAGTCAGCGCCGCTTCAACTACTGGGGTCTGGCCATGTTCGGTGGGCTGGTGGCAGGGGGCGTTGGCCTATTCCTGTTGGTTGAGCGCTGGGTGCCCCAGCGGCTGCGTCAGCAGGACTACCTGCTGCTAACGGCCATGGTCGTCGGAGCTGGAGTGATGAAAATGGTCGGGGTGGTCGCCTACGGGCTACCCGCCATCGGTCTGCTAGCCGGCAGCTTCTACGGTCCTGTGCTGGGCGGTAGCCTGGTGCTTTTGGTGGCCATTCTGCTGCCGGTCGGGGCCACGGTGAGCGGCATTTCGTTTGTGGCCGGGGCCTCAGGGGCGCTGGTGTGCAGCCTACTGGCCAGCCGCACGCGATCGCGCGAAGAACTAGCCCTGCTGGGCGGCGGCGTGGGCCTCACCCAGGGGGTCGTCTACCTGCTGCTCACCCTGGTTGTCAGCCCGGTCTCGCTGATTTCGGCCTGGTCAGGCATGCTGACCGGGGCCGCGCTCCAGGGTGTCTATGGCGTTATCTCCAGTATTGCAGCCCTAGGCCTGAGCCCTTACCTGGAGCACCTATTTGACCTGGTTACCCCGGTGCGGCTGGCCGAACTCTCCAACCCCAACCGCCCCATGCTAAAGCGGCTGGCCTCAGAGGCACCGGGCACCTTTCAGCACACTGTATTTGTCTCCAGTCTGGCGGAAGCCGCCGCCCGCGCCCTGGGCTGTAATGTTGAGTTGGTGCGGGCCGGTACGCTCTATCACGACATTGGCAAAATGCACGACCCCCAAGGGTTTATCGAAAATCAGATGGGCGGCCCCAACAAGCACGACACCCTGAACGACCCCTGGCTGAGCGCCACCATCATCAAAAAGCACGTCACTGAGGGCATTGTGATGGCCCGCAAGTGTCGTCTGCCCAGGGCCGTGCAGGCTTTCATCCCGGAGCACCAGGGCACCATGCTGATCAGCTACTTCTATCACCAGGCCCAGGAAGTAACCAAAGACGAACCCGCCATCGTCGTCAAGGAACAGGACTTTCGCTACGACGGCCCCATTCCTCAGTCACCGGAAACCGGCATTGTTATGCTGGCGGACTCCTGCGAGGCCGCCCTGCGATCGCTGACCGATGCCACCCCCGAGGAAGCCCTAGCTATGGTCAACCGAATTTTGCGCGCCCGCTGGAAAGATAACCAACTGGTGGAGTCGGGGCTGACCCGCGACCACATGACTTTAATTGCTGAGATCTTTGTCCAGGTATGGCAACAGTACAACCACAAGCGCATTGCTTATCCAAAGGCCGCCCTGGCCCCTCAAGCGAGCTAA
- a CDS encoding peptidoglycan-binding domain-containing protein has translation MFCAFPCTKWITPGRMIPGAWGMAAAIAVIGSVGLSAQAQGPANEAAPVSQPAVPTVSGGRIVRPTLQLGSQGESVRELQSMLMLLGYYPGPVSGVYQEDTVAATRRFQTAAGITADGIVGPATWSRLFPTPPSEANPPTTSATTNGSSTTPAAATPSAATPPATTPPAATTPPASGSTTALPILRPGMEGDAVRQLQQRLQSKGFYNGAIDGIFGSQTEASVRRVQSANNLTVDGIVGPATWRVLN, from the coding sequence ATGTTTTGCGCCTTCCCCTGCACGAAATGGATTACCCCAGGCCGGATGATTCCCGGTGCTTGGGGAATGGCAGCGGCGATTGCGGTAATTGGCAGTGTCGGCCTGTCGGCCCAGGCCCAGGGTCCCGCCAACGAGGCAGCCCCGGTCAGCCAACCTGCCGTTCCAACGGTCAGCGGGGGACGGATTGTGCGCCCTACCCTCCAGCTGGGCAGTCAAGGTGAGTCGGTGCGGGAGCTGCAGTCCATGCTGATGCTGCTGGGCTACTACCCAGGCCCGGTGAGTGGCGTGTATCAGGAAGATACCGTCGCCGCCACCCGTCGCTTCCAAACGGCAGCGGGCATTACCGCCGATGGCATTGTCGGCCCCGCCACCTGGAGCCGCCTCTTCCCTACCCCCCCCAGTGAAGCGAACCCGCCCACCACCTCCGCCACCACCAATGGCAGCAGTACGACTCCGGCGGCAGCGACTCCCTCTGCGGCAACTCCCCCTGCGACGACTCCCCCCGCAGCGACCACGCCCCCAGCTAGCGGCAGTACGACGGCGTTGCCTATTTTACGGCCCGGCATGGAGGGGGATGCCGTGCGTCAGCTACAGCAGCGACTGCAGAGCAAAGGGTTCTACAATGGCGCGATCGACGGCATTTTTGGCAGTCAAACCGAAGCCTCGGTACGGCGCGTGCAGTCAGCCAACAATCTCACGGTCGACGGCATTGTAGGTCCTGCCACCTGGCGAGTGCTGAACTGA